ACAAATTAGAACAGATTCCCCAGCCGGAACTCGTCAAAAATCCAATGAACCTAAATAGGAATTCTCTAGAACATAAATCCGCCGGCTGGTTAGACACTGAAAGGATATTCTATGACAATTCCATGACCAAGCCGTTCTCAGATTACAAGAATGAGCTAGAACCAAAGTTATTGCAAAATATCTGCAAGAATTTTTCGACGAATGCTTTCCCCATCCAGTCGATCATCCTGGACTCCATATTACCAATACTGAACTTCACTCTGAACGTATCCAAGAGATACTTCACCAGAAGAATCGGTGATACTCTCGTGAATGCTGCTACTGGCTCAGGTAAAACGTTGGCTTACTCCATCCCCGTTGTTCAGACTCTGTCCAGAAGAAAGATTAACAGATTGCGCTGTCTGATCGTTGTCCCCACAAAACTACTGATCAACCAAGTTCACACCACATTGACGAAGTTAACACAGGGGATGTCACTGATTGTCAGCATTGCCAAACTGGAAAATTCATTAAAGGATGAACATAAGAAATTTCTAAACCTGGAACCCGATATCTTGATCACTACTCCCGGTAGATTGGTAGATCATTTGAACATGAAAtcaataaatttgaaaaacttgaagtttttgattatCGACGAGGCCGATCGTCTTTTAAACCAATCCTTCCAGGGCTGGTGCCCAAAACTCGTGTTTCATTTAAAGACAGACAAGTTAGACACATTTCCAGGGAACGTGATTAAAATGATATTCAGTGCCACATTAACTACGAACACGGAAAAGCTGAACGACCTGAATCTTTACAAACCAAAACTGTTCTTGAAGCAAACCGATAAGCTGTACCAACTACCTAGCAAATTGAGGGAATTCAACATAAACGTCCCAACGGCGAAAAGTATTTATAAACCATTGATCCTGCTATATTCAATAGACCAATTCATAGCACATCTTTCTGATGCCTCCAAGATTTTGATCTTCGTCAAGTCGAATGAATCGTCGATCAGATTGACCAAGCTGTTGCAGCTAATCAGCGAATCTCGCTCCCAATCTAACATATTTAGAAACCTTCAAAATTTAGAGATGGTAATCAATTCTGTCAACTCGAACCACCCCCAATCggaaaacaagaaaatcgTTGCAAATTTCTCCAACCGTTCGAAGAGTGCAAGCATAAATATTCTAATTACCACCGATGTCATGTCGCGTGGTATTGATATCAACGATATTACTCAAGTGATAAATTATGATCCGCCAATGTCTTCACAGCAATACGTCCATCGTGTTGGCAGAACTGCAAGAGCTAATGAGACTGGGTCCGCCTACAACTTACTAGTCGGCAGAGGTGAAAGGACGTTTTTCGATGATTTAAATAAAGATCTGGACAGAGATGGTAAGTCTGTCGCACCATTAGAACTGGACTTCACCTTATTAGAATCTGATTCTGAGCTCTACCACTCTTCgctggaaaatttgaaaaactatCACAACAACGCCTCACAAACTTGATTTCTTTCCCTTCCATCTCCGCATCCATTTATTCCTTATCgtccagtttttttttttttttttctgtgtTTATTGGTCTCATCTGAAAACTCCTGGGTATAGTAATAttaatatgtatatatatgtgaGTATGTAACTGTATAATTATATTCGGTCTATATCTATTGTGGCTTCACAGGATGGAATGCTTGTTCGAATGCACTTGTCAACAGCTAACCTTAACATCAACTCGTCATCATTAGATCCACCTTTCATAGTTATTTTAATCAGCACCACATAAAGCGTGAAATTTACTTTGCTTATTATTATATCATCGTAATTTAAAACGCATCTGGATTTGAACTCGCTTAATTTCTCTATTTGGctcttcatcatattttttatatttgttgGGTTTTCAGTAGAGGTTATAGGGTTCCAAAACCCAGTTTTCGCCTTCTCTCTATTGATTGTAGCGATCGGTAACGAGCTCATTGATCTTGGTCGTACGTATGGATTTACTTTACCTGACTTGGACTCAGCTTCTTGAGCATTCGTAACCGCATCAGCGGCGAGATTGTTATTGAGTAGCGTTGAGTTGGATAAAGATGTAGTGGAAAATCCCATCAATAGTATTGTCGAGGTCCATCGTGCTATAGTTAGCCCATGCCATAGAATCAAAATCGAAATCACAAAGGTGGCCAGATAATCGGATACACTTGATAATAAGTCCAATAACAGCGGATATATGAATAAGTACGCGGTGTAAGTGATGGTAATTATTGgattcttcgtcttcaagTTGCTGTATTTATTAGCATAGAACGTCTTATAAAGTGATAATGTCGACAATACTAAATTGACCATTAATACACCGTACCATAGAgtgatgttttcattttgtgaATCATTAGCGCTAGCAAAATGAGAATGAGGAATTTGTTCATTGATTTCATCGTGGTCGTGGCTATTTGTTGATGTACTGCCTGCTTCTACGAAGAGAACTATGAGCTCTTCGACTATATGGAATAAAAGGTCTAGTCCGACAAAACACAATGAAACAGCAAGGGCAAAACTTAATAGAACATCTATTCTATTCAGTCCGAAGGGAAATGTGATTGTCCCCGTGAACCAAACCTGGAATAGCGACAGATTTTCCACGAATATGATTACCAGAGACCCGATGATGTCGTAAGTAATAAAATGCGATAGTGTGATGAAATTATTCCAGGAGTATAAGTGCCCGATTTGAAAAGTGATTAAGCATGCGAGAACTTGTAGAGCTGTTATTGATAGCTGAAGGTGAGCCTTTGGCCATGGTAAATTTGACATCAAATCGCTCAGATCTGGAATAGGCAGAGATTTAGCGATGTTTAGCGGGATTTTTACTTCAGGTTcctggaaaaaattcatcgaCACAGAGGAATGCTTATAACGATGTCCCTTACGGAACGAAGTTCTTGATGCAGCTGACGAGGGCGGTGTCTGCTGATGTGGTTGTAAAGTAGATGCTGTAAAATTAAATGGAGAATCGAGGATCAAAGAGGATCTTTTACCGTTGCCAGTATCCGGAGAAATGCCTCTTACCGGCGATCTTGTTCTGGGAGGAGGCGGCACCAACTTCGGTTCTGGTATATACTTGAGTGATTGTCTTCGATTTTCACCACTCTTGCTTTTCAACGAAGCACCTTCATAGGCGTTGTTGTTACTCGAAACATTTTCACCAAATGTGAAAGAAGGGTTGTAGATTATGCTGGAACTGGAGTTGTTTCCCTCTTTAGCAGAATAAAATAGCGAGCTAGGCCTCGGTGATGCAAAAAGTGTTCTGTTTTGCGATGTCATGCCATCTGCGTTTCCGACACCATTCACGTTGGACAGCGAGAAGGACGAAGCATCGGAATCATTCAATTTGGGAGTTTGAAAAGCAATTTCCGGGGACGAATTGTCCTCCTCCTGTATAGCGTTCATTTGCAGCGTCTCCATGGCTATTTTCTAGTCTTATATTTTCAGCCACAAACCACTAAATATCCACAATCGCTCTCTCAGCACCAGAAATACCTTGAAGGTCCATCAATTTGGACACTGAACATTCTCATTACTATGCTATTCTGGAAAAATATGGAATACGTTTTTAGGGGCATTACCCGCGCTGAAATTTTGGACAATAATAAAGGATCTCCTCTATGATTACTATTACATTATCACAATGGATGGCCGGATCAATTATATTCTATGGGCTACGGGACGAGAAGGGATGGTTACTAAGAGTCAGTTCAAGGGCAGCAGCACTACGCTAGCGCAGCTGATCCAGGAAGTCGGGCGCAGTGGGGGCAGAAAGCCTGTGTTCCAGTACAAGGTGCCACGTTCTATACGGTGGGCTTCCACCGCCTTAGCTGTGGTATTTCTCACGTATGGCGCTGCGTACACCGACATGTCTTGGAGAACCGCTCAAGAAGTGTACGGAAGTGCCACCGAGAAGGAGCAGCGCAGTGTGTGGTTCAGGTGCAAGACGTTCGGGCCTGTGGCGCTAGGGGTCTTGCCAGTGGTCCTAGCTGCCGGAACGAAACATATAACGTCAAGGCTGGTCACAGAAATGAAGTACTTACCACCCATTAAGAATAAGGCGGTGCCACGGTACCAGTTGACGCGACGCACACCCTTCCTAGGAAAGCAAGTTACCATTATTAGAGACATCAACGAACTGTCCAAGAATAAGAACACCAAGATCTTCACCGGCGTGGGCTTACAGGGTATGGAGGACAAAGCCACGTTTGTCTTCTTCGTAGTAGACAAAGGGGCGAATTCATTCTTCAATAAGGTTTACATCTTCTCAAGATCTGGTAGCGTTGTCAAGAACGACGCCCGGATACTGGATTGCTTTTTTAGCAATGTTGCAGACAATAAGTTACTGAACAAGTCCGTGCTCACACAAATTCTTTCTAGTACATCTGCCAAGACTCAATTCCACTCCAATAAATCTAGGTCATCcatcaaaaacatcatAAAACCAAAATAGTGGCCGGGATCTACACAAGAAAGCATGTAAATAATAAACCTAAACATCTGTATATACACGTAATATCTACAAGAAGCCGAACAGTCTTAGAATATAATCGAGCGTCAAAGCATATGTAAAGTAGAGTCCGGTGTTGATGTTTGCAGTAAAATATTTCCAGCAGTTTTTAGGATTGTCAAGGTCCACTTTCTTGATCATGCCAAACAACCTGTAAGCGAAGACGCCCAACCCACCAATGAACCCGGGTCCCCACAACAACCCGCTGTTCAAGCCTGCAACGGCTAGCAGCGTAATTTGGGATACTGACATAGCCTTCATGATAGACTTCGTGCGTGGACCCCACGCCAAAGCGGTGGACTTGATTCCCGCTTTGATGTCGAACTTCTTATCTTGGTGCGCATATATGGTGTCGTAAGTCATACACCACAGATAACTACTCAAGTACAAAGGTACCATCGTGGGCCAGCACATTATACCCATGGCTGGAAATCCAAGCAGTGCCCCCCAATTAAAACAGGCGCTTAATGCGGCCTGAGGATAATACGTGAACCGCTTAAACAAAGGGTATGTAAACACTATGGGCAGGGATGCCAAACCTAACCACCAGCATTGCGCGGGAAGCAAAGCCAGAACGCCCATTCCGACCAGGGTTTGAGCTCCCAGGAATACCAGTGCCCCGCGGGGAGTCACTCTACCAGAGGCAATGGGTCTCTCGACAGACCTGATTACTCTTTGGTCCAGCTTTCTGTCCAAATAATCGTTAATGGTGCAGCCAGCACCTCTCATTACCAAGGCGCCCACACCGAAAACACCCAACATACCAGCTGTTGCGCCCAATGAGGCACCTTGCATCATGGCCCCCATAAGTATAGACCAACTGCAGGGCAAATATAACAGCCACGTGCCCACAGGTTTCTCCAGCCTCATCAGTTCCGCATACGGAATCCATTTCTTGGGCAACCGAGACACGAACGGCCCCAGTCCATCCAATCTTTCCTTACGTGCCACTTCCAACTCTTTCGAAGTGAAAACGGGTGGTGCCGACCCCTTCGAGGAGGAAGGCGTCGACATGAATCTCTTTCTACCGATCCCGCTGATTCCAGCAACGGTTACTCGCCCGCTACCCACAATTGACTTCCCTAGCAGAATACTGTTTCTATGCAAAACAAACATTACTCGAGCCTGCTATCATACGACCGCTCCTCCTGCTGTATCTCCCAGAATATCTGGCCCCTCTGATAAGCTTGGCTTACTTTTGCTTTTGACCTTGTTCTTGTGAAACTTTTCACGATGCCGAAATCGCCGAAGTGGCTCGTTTAGCCTTTTCTCGAAGATTATTATATAAAGAGCATACAGCGTGCTGACAATGGTGAGGCAACGTTGGCCAAAGACCAAACCAGCGAGCCCACCACAATGACCATTTATACAGCATCCGTTACTGCGCCCGTCAATATCGCCACTTTGAAATACTGGGGTAAAAGAGACACCAAGTTGAATCTTCCCACCAATTCATCAATCTCAGTCACTTTATCGCAAGATGACTTGAGAACCTTGACATCTGCGGCCACTGCGCCTGAGTTTGAGAGAGACACCTTGTGGTTGAATGGGGAACCACATAGCATTGACAACGAAAGAACTCAAAACTGCCTGCGCGACCTCCGCCAATTGAGAAAGGAACTGGAATCCAAAGACACTTCGTTGCCCACTCTATCCCAATGGAAACTGCACATTGTCTCTGAAAACAACTTCCCCACAGCCGCTGGGTTGGCTTCCTCTGCAGCTGGCTTTGCTGCTTTGGTCTCTGCCATTGCCAAGTTATACCAGTTACCACAATCCACTTctgaaatttcaagaattgcCAGAAAGGGTTCTGGTTCAGCTTGTAGATCCCTTTTCGGTGGGTACGTGGCCTGGGAAATGGGCACAGCTGAGGACGGCCATGATTCCATGGCGGTACAAATTGCAGACAGCTCCGACTGGCCTCAAATGAAAGCCTGTGTCCTTGTTGTCAGCGATATCAAGAAGGACGTGAGTTCCACTCAAGGCATGCAGCTGACAGTTGCGACTTCCgaattattcaaagaaagaattgaacATGTCGTCCCAAAGAGATTTGAGGTCATGCGCAAAGccattgttgaaaaagattttgCCTCCTTTGCCAAGGAAACAATGATGGATTCTAACTCCTTCCATGCCACATGCTTGGACTCCTTCCCTCCTATCTTTTACATGAACGACACTTCCAAACATATCATCAGTTGGTGCCACTCAATCAACCAGTTTTACGGCGAAACGATTGTCGCCTATACCTTCGACGCAGGTCCCAATGCTGTATTGTACTATTTAGCTGAaaatgaattgaaattatttGCATTTATCTATAAATTATTCGGCTCAGTTCCTGGATGGGACAAGAAGTTTACTGTTGGACAACTTGAAGCCTTCAACCAACAATTCGAATCTGCCAACTTCACTGCACGTGAATTGGATCTTGAATTGCAAAAGGGTGTTGCCAGAGTAATCCTAACTCAGGTCGGTTCAGGCCCacaagaaacaaaagaatcTTTGGTTGATGCAAAGACCGGTTTACCAAAGAAATAAGGTGGCATAATTCGACATGtaatactttttttttttcttacaaTAGCTAATATACGTTTCTTCTACACTGCTGGTCGGAATGGCCAAGCTTCAATTTATAAAGTTTTTAGTTTAAAAACAATAGACAACAAATTCAACCATTAAAAGAAGCTTTCGAAAAGGCCGACATGCACTTCATTTTTTACATAGCAGAGTTTCTCTTCAGCTTCTAATTTCCGTATTTGTAATTGCATCACAGCAAAAACTTCCGCCTGTTTCATCGTGGAAAACCTTATTAGCTGCTCCGTTCACATTTCCTGCGT
The Saccharomyces kudriavzevii IFO 1802 strain IFO1802 genome assembly, chromosome: 14 DNA segment above includes these coding regions:
- the DBP6 gene encoding putative ATP-dependent RNA helicase DBP6 (similar to Saccharomyces cerevisiae DBP6 (YNR038W); ancestral locus Anc_6.355); this translates as MFASRFDPSQLKAAVTAAPEKTVKPTPQAIVPLKRQATGPASEDDDASDQESDDSSEKNAGNDDRMQVVSGASEEESSEVEDEESKPSTHNTVLSRFKQTVSLQDRLDASDVVGGSGDEVLEDDTVPSHKLEQIPQPELVKNPMNLNRNSLEHKSAGWLDTERIFYDNSMTKPFSDYKNELEPKLLQNICKNFSTNAFPIQSIILDSILPILNFTLNVSKRYFTRRIGDTLVNAATGSGKTLAYSIPVVQTLSRRKINRLRCLIVVPTKLLINQVHTTLTKLTQGMSLIVSIAKLENSLKDEHKKFLNLEPDILITTPGRLVDHLNMKSINLKNLKFLIIDEADRLLNQSFQGWCPKLVFHLKTDKLDTFPGNVIKMIFSATLTTNTEKLNDLNLYKPKLFLKQTDKLYQLPSKLREFNINVPTAKSIYKPLILLYSIDQFIAHLSDASKILIFVKSNESSIRLTKLLQLISESRSQSNIFRNLQNLEMVINSVNSNHPQSENKKIVANFSNRSKSASINILITTDVMSRGIDINDITQVINYDPPMSSQQYVHRVGRTARANETGSAYNLLVGRGERTFFDDLNKDLDRDGKSVAPLELDFTLLESDSELYHSSLENLKNYHNNASQT
- the ZRG17 gene encoding Zn(2+) transporter ZRG17 (similar to Saccharomyces cerevisiae ZRG17 (YNR039C); ancestral locus Anc_6.357), which codes for METLQMNAIQEEDNSSPEIAFQTPKLNDSDASSFSLSNVNGVGNADGMTSQNRTLFASPRPSSLFYSAKEGNNSSSSIIYNPSFTFGENVSSNNNAYEGASLKSKSGENRRQSLKYIPEPKLVPPPPRTRSPVRGISPDTGNGKRSSLILDSPFNFTASTLQPHQQTPPSSAASRTSFRKGHRYKHSSVSMNFFQEPEVKIPLNIAKSLPIPDLSDLMSNLPWPKAHLQLSITALQVLACLITFQIGHLYSWNNFITLSHFITYDIIGSLVIIFVENLSLFQVWFTGTITFPFGLNRIDVLLSFALAVSLCFVGLDLLFHIVEELIVLFVEAGSTSTNSHDHDEINEQIPHSHFASANDSQNENITLWYGVLMVNLVLSTLSLYKTFYANKYSNLKTKNPIITITYTAYLFIYPLLLDLLSSVSDYLATFVISILILWHGLTIARWTSTILLMGFSTTSLSNSTLLNNNLAADAVTNAQEAESKSGKVNPYVRPRSMSSLPIATINREKAKTGFWNPITSTENPTNIKNMMKSQIEKLSEFKSRCVLNYDDIIISKVNFTLYVVLIKITMKGGSNDDELMLRLAVDKCIRTSIPSCEATIDIDRI
- the MVD1 gene encoding diphosphomevalonate decarboxylase MVD1 (similar to Saccharomyces cerevisiae MVD1 (YNR043W); ancestral locus Anc_6.362), whose product is MTIYTASVTAPVNIATLKYWGKRDTKLNLPTNSSISVTLSQDDLRTLTSAATAPEFERDTLWLNGEPHSIDNERTQNCLRDLRQLRKELESKDTSLPTLSQWKLHIVSENNFPTAAGLASSAAGFAALVSAIAKLYQLPQSTSEISRIARKGSGSACRSLFGGYVAWEMGTAEDGHDSMAVQIADSSDWPQMKACVLVVSDIKKDVSSTQGMQLTVATSELFKERIEHVVPKRFEVMRKAIVEKDFASFAKETMMDSNSFHATCLDSFPPIFYMNDTSKHIISWCHSINQFYGETIVAYTFDAGPNAVLYYLAENELKLFAFIYKLFGSVPGWDKKFTVGQLEAFNQQFESANFTARELDLELQKGVARVILTQVGSGPQETKESLVDAKTGLPKK
- the MRX15 gene encoding Mrx15p (similar to Saccharomyces cerevisiae YNR040W; ancestral locus Anc_6.360) — translated: MDGRINYILWATGREGMVTKSQFKGSSTTLAQLIQEVGRSGGRKPVFQYKVPRSIRWASTALAVVFLTYGAAYTDMSWRTAQEVYGSATEKEQRSVWFRCKTFGPVALGVLPVVLAAGTKHITSRLVTEMKYLPPIKNKAVPRYQLTRRTPFLGKQVTIIRDINELSKNKNTKIFTGVGLQGMEDKATFVFFVVDKGANSFFNKVYIFSRSGSVVKNDARILDCFFSNVADNKLLNKSVLTQILSSTSAKTQFHSNKSRSSIKNIIKPK
- the COQ2 gene encoding 4-hydroxybenzoate octaprenyltransferase (similar to Saccharomyces cerevisiae COQ2 (YNR041C); ancestral locus Anc_6.361); translation: MFVLHRNSILLGKSIVGSGRVTVAGISGIGRKRFMSTPSSSKGSAPPVFTSKELEVARKERLDGLGPFVSRLPKKWIPYAELMRLEKPVGTWLLYLPCSWSILMGAMMQGASLGATAGMLGVFGVGALVMRGAGCTINDYLDRKLDQRVIRSVERPIASGRVTPRGALVFLGAQTLVGMGVLALLPAQCWWLGLASLPIVFTYPLFKRFTYYPQAALSACFNWGALLGFPAMGIMCWPTMVPLYLSSYLWCMTYDTIYAHQDKKFDIKAGIKSTALAWGPRTKSIMKAMSVSQITLLAVAGLNSGLLWGPGFIGGLGVFAYRLFGMIKKVDLDNPKNCWKYFTANINTGLYFTYALTLDYILRLFGFL